The nucleotide window GGCGTGGCCGCGTACCTCTTCTTCTCGAGCTCGCCGGAGCCGGCGCCCGAGCCCCACGACGGCCACATCTAGGAATCCATCCATGACCCCCGCACGAATCGCGGCCTTCGGCGCGTTGATCCTGGCCAGCAGCGGCTGCTCCTTCTTCGTGGATCCGAACGCTGCCTGCCACGACGGCAGCTGCCCGCTGGGCCAGGTGTGTGATCCCTCCGGCGTCTGCGTGGTCGCGCCCGCGAACGGCAGCACCGCGTCGTCGTCGTCCAGCGCGAGCAGCGGCGCGACGAGCACCACCGAGGGCAGCTCGAGCGCGTCGTCGTCGTCGAGCAGCAGCGGATCCGGATCCGGATCCACCACCGCGAGCTCGTCTTCGAGCAGCTCCAGCAGCAGCACCAGCGTGTCGTCCTCGAGCAGCTCCGCGACGTCGTCCAGCAGCTCGGGCACGACGACCGACTCGTCGTCGTCCAGCAGCGCGACGTCTTCGAGCAGCTCCGGAACCTCGAGCGCCAGCTCCACGGGCACCAGCTCCTCGAGCTCCACGACCACGAGCAGCAGCACCAGCAGCACCGGCACGACCGGGACCACGGGCACCTTCGACACGGTGACGGTCAACAACTCCGGCCGCTATGGCGCGTCGCTGGTGACGGTGCTGGCGTCCGCGGGCAACGCGCCGCGCCAGTTCATGGTGGGCGGCACGCTGGGCGGGCCGAGCAGCAGCACCTACGACCTCTCGGTGGCGGAGATCAGCGACGGCGGGGCGGTGCGGACCGTCGTCACCAATGGGCTGGTGGTCGGCCGGCGGCACGCGGTGATCATGGACCTGGGCCCCACCGTCTACGCGCTGGGCGGAGAGGACGGCCAGGGCGGGCTCATCTCCGGGTCCAACGACGAGGAGTCGGACGGCATCACGCCGGGTGGGGCGCCGGGCGGCTTCAGCAGCTCCTCGAACCACCTGATGGCGAACCGGGCGGGCGCGTCGGTGGCGGTGGTGCCGGTGGGCACGAGCAACCCCAACCCGCTGTTTGCCTACGTGGTGGGCGGCTGGGACGCGACCCGCCACCCCATGAAGACCGAGGTCTCCAAGTTCGATCCCAACCTGGGCGGATCGCCTTCGGCGTTCAGCCAGCCCTCGTGGTCGACGCCGGTGCCGCGCGTGTTTGCGGGCATGGTGGCCGTGAACGGCACGCTCTACGTGGTGGGCGGCGCGGTCATCGCGCCCGACGGAGGCATCTTCGCCGAGACCCAGACGCTCTCCGCTTCCATCTGGAGCGACGGTGGGCTGGGAACGTTCGCCCCCGTGGCGGGGATGGACCTGAACGGGCCGCACGTCGACCCGGCGGTGTACGTGGATCCGGGCACCAACGAGCTGGTGGTGATGGGCGGGTTCACCGACGTGCCGGACCTGGTGAGCAGCCCCACGCCCACGGCCTCGGTGGAGGTGGCGCCGTACGCCAACGGCTACAGCGGCTTCCGGCCCGCCCACCTGCACCTCACCGAGGCGCGCGGCGGGCTGGTGGGCACGTTCATGCGCGGCGCGTCGGTGGCGGAGGGCGGCCTGACCCGGGTGAGCGGCAACGACACCACCACCGATGACGTGGAGACCGCAAACCAGAGCCAGCTCTGACCGCTCACCCCGGGAGCTGCATCGCTCGGTTTCGAGCCCGGGGTCAGCGGGCCGCGAGCAGCGCGGCCACGCGATCCAGCACGGCGTCGGCGAGGGCGTCCTTGCGCTGGAGCGCGAGCGGCTCCTGCTTGCCGTCGCGGTGGAGCAGGGTGGCGGCGTTCTGGTCCACGTCGAAGCCGCGATCGCTTTGCGCGACGTCGTTGGCCACGACGAGATCCAGGTTCTTCTTCTGCAGCTTGGCCTGCGCGTTCGCGAGCAGCTGCTCCGTCTCCGCGGCGAAGCCCACGAACACCGGCCGCAGCGGCCCCGTGCCCGCGGCCTGGCTCGCTTCACCGAGCACGTCCGGCGTGCGCTCCAGCACCAGCGTCTCCGCGCCTTCGCCCTTCTTGAGCTTCTGCTCGGCCACCTGCGCGGGCCGATAGTCGGCGACGGCGGCGGCGGCGATCACCGCGTGCATCCCTGGCAGCGCGGCGAGCGTGGCGCGGAGCAGCTCCTGCGCGGTGGTGATCCGGATCAGCGTCACGCCCGGCGGCGGCGAGATCGACACCGGTCCGCTCACCAGCGTGACCTCGGCGCCCCGGCGGCGCGCGGCCGCGGCGATGGCGTAGCCCATCTTGCCGCTCGAGCGGTTGGACACGAAGCGCACCGGATCGATCGCCTCGCGCGTGGGCCCCGCGGTCACCAGCACGCGGCGGCCGGCGAGGTCGTGGGGCGCGAGGAGGCGCTCGGCGGCGTCGAGGATGGCGTCGAGGGTGGCCAGGCGGCCGGCGCCCACGTCGCCGTCGGCGAGGGCGCCGCTCTCCGGGCCCACGAAGTGGAAGCGGGGCAGCTCGCCGAGCGCGGCCACGTTCTCTTGCACCAGCTCGTTCTCCCACATGGCCGTGTTCATGGCCGGCGCGAGCAGGATGGGGCAGCGCGCGGCGAGCAGCGTGGTGGTCACGGCGTCGTCGCCCAGGCCGGCGCGGATGCGGCCGAGGAGGTCCGCGGTGGCCGGCGCGATGACGAAGAGGTCCAGCCCGCGCGCGATGGCCAGGTGGCCGTAGGCGGAGTCCTGCGCGGGATCGAGCAGGTCGGTGAGCACCGGCCGTCGCGCCAGCGCCTGGAAGGTGAGCGGCGAGACGAACTGCGTGGCCGCGCGCGTGAGGCAGACGCGCA belongs to Deltaproteobacteria bacterium and includes:
- the coaBC gene encoding bifunctional phosphopantothenoylcysteine decarboxylase/phosphopantothenate--cysteine ligase CoaBC, with the protein product MARFSGKNIAIGVGGGIAAYKACELVRAFVKEDAADVRVCLTRAATQFVSPLTFQALARRPVLTDLLDPAQDSAYGHLAIARGLDLFVIAPATADLLGRIRAGLGDDAVTTTLLAARCPILLAPAMNTAMWENELVQENVAALGELPRFHFVGPESGALADGDVGAGRLATLDAILDAAERLLAPHDLAGRRVLVTAGPTREAIDPVRFVSNRSSGKMGYAIAAAARRRGAEVTLVSGPVSISPPPGVTLIRITTAQELLRATLAALPGMHAVIAAAAVADYRPAQVAEQKLKKGEGAETLVLERTPDVLGEASQAAGTGPLRPVFVGFAAETEQLLANAQAKLQKKNLDLVVANDVAQSDRGFDVDQNAATLLHRDGKQEPLALQRKDALADAVLDRVAALLAAR